One stretch of Pedobacter riviphilus DNA includes these proteins:
- a CDS encoding RNA polymerase sigma factor, with protein MTATFINEKPSQREALFMKLYKEAFPLVARHVSKMGGSFEEAKDIFQDALVVYYEKVQVSGLKLKYQEKAYLFGIAKYLWIKRYQENDRKVTLDSLGLVFNEEIDLADTRYEEVSSGKLLRLLEQAGQKCMQLLSAFYYEKLDMETLAGRFGFSGARSATAQKFKCLEKVKNTVKAKSLKYEDIVE; from the coding sequence ATGACAGCAACGTTCATTAATGAGAAGCCCAGCCAACGCGAAGCACTTTTTATGAAACTCTATAAAGAGGCCTTCCCTTTGGTTGCAAGGCATGTGAGCAAGATGGGCGGATCATTCGAAGAAGCAAAAGACATTTTTCAGGATGCACTGGTGGTATATTATGAGAAAGTACAGGTTTCGGGATTAAAGCTGAAGTACCAGGAGAAAGCCTATTTATTTGGGATCGCCAAATATTTATGGATTAAACGTTACCAGGAAAACGACAGGAAAGTAACCCTCGATTCCTTGGGCCTTGTTTTTAATGAAGAGATCGATTTGGCTGATACCCGCTATGAGGAAGTTTCTTCTGGGAAACTGTTGCGTTTATTGGAGCAGGCCGGACAGAAATGCATGCAATTGCTCAGTGCTTTTTATTATGAAAAACTGGATATGGAAACATTGGCCGGACGTTTTGGCTTTTCTGGTGCGCGCTCTGCAACCGCCCAGAAATTTAAATGCCTCGAAAAAGTGAAAAATACCGTTAAAGCTAAATCCTTAAAATATGAAGACATTGTTGAATGA